One stretch of Lysobacterales bacterium DNA includes these proteins:
- a CDS encoding IS1634 family transposase: MYTRITRSGGRSYLQIVEGFRSEAGVRQRVVANLGRLDQLSDKKLDPLIHGLQRAGPVPSSAPVPEYDTALAFGDVYALNALWSELGFGEAITRALRSSRRAFDAEAMVRAMVFNRLCAPDSKPGCLEWLETVSIPGMPEDITHDQLLRTMDALMDRAEAVEARVAAQLRPMLDQQLSVVFYDLTTIRIHGEGEVANDLRAFGMNKETGGIERQFVLGVVQSAEGLPLMHTVHAGNVSETKTLKAMLDSVLKRFDVERVIIVADRGLLSLDNVAELAAVANATQRKLQFILAVPARRYRELGGTLDALAFDRDRASLAEGEFAGHRLVVAHDPARAAEQSAKRRARITEIEAFAEKLVSKLDAQDQGKTARGRKASDRGAYTRFQQAVADAELTRYIKADYQADCFSYGVDEHAISDAERFDGKLVLLTNVSDFSAEQVVSRYKSLADIERGFRVLKSDLDIAPVFHRLPDRIRAHALICFLALVLYRVMRMRLKANGNTNSPKTTLELLRRLQTHRVRIGKQSLTGIGTTTPQQLELFAALGIKKPS, translated from the coding sequence ATGTACACGCGCATCACTCGCTCCGGTGGCCGCAGTTATCTGCAGATCGTCGAAGGCTTCCGCTCGGAAGCTGGAGTGCGGCAGCGCGTGGTCGCGAATCTGGGTCGCCTCGATCAGTTGTCGGACAAGAAGCTGGATCCCTTGATCCACGGCTTGCAGCGCGCTGGGCCCGTGCCGAGTTCGGCGCCGGTGCCGGAGTACGACACGGCGCTGGCGTTCGGTGATGTCTATGCGTTGAACGCGCTGTGGTCGGAGCTTGGGTTCGGCGAGGCGATCACGCGCGCGTTGCGCTCATCGCGCCGAGCCTTCGATGCCGAGGCGATGGTGCGTGCGATGGTGTTCAACCGCTTGTGCGCGCCGGACTCGAAGCCAGGCTGCCTGGAATGGCTTGAGACCGTCTCGATTCCCGGCATGCCCGAGGACATCACCCACGATCAACTGCTGCGCACGATGGATGCACTGATGGATCGGGCGGAGGCCGTCGAAGCGCGCGTTGCGGCGCAGTTGCGGCCGATGCTCGACCAACAGCTGTCGGTGGTGTTCTACGACCTGACCACGATCCGCATTCACGGTGAGGGCGAGGTCGCAAACGATCTCCGCGCGTTCGGCATGAACAAGGAAACTGGCGGCATCGAGCGCCAGTTCGTGCTCGGCGTGGTGCAGTCGGCCGAAGGTCTGCCGCTGATGCATACCGTGCACGCCGGCAACGTGTCGGAGACCAAGACGCTGAAGGCGATGCTGGACTCGGTGCTCAAGCGCTTCGATGTCGAGCGCGTGATCATCGTTGCCGACCGCGGCCTGCTGAGCTTGGACAACGTTGCCGAACTGGCCGCCGTTGCCAACGCCACGCAGCGCAAGTTGCAGTTCATCCTGGCGGTGCCGGCGCGGCGCTATCGCGAACTCGGCGGGACTCTGGATGCCCTCGCGTTCGATCGCGACCGTGCCAGTCTGGCCGAAGGCGAGTTCGCGGGTCATCGCCTGGTGGTCGCGCACGATCCGGCACGCGCGGCCGAGCAATCGGCGAAGCGCCGCGCGCGGATCACCGAGATCGAGGCGTTCGCCGAGAAACTGGTGAGCAAGCTCGATGCGCAGGATCAGGGCAAGACCGCGCGCGGCCGCAAAGCCAGCGATCGCGGCGCCTACACGCGCTTCCAGCAGGCGGTCGCGGACGCCGAACTGACGCGCTACATCAAGGCCGACTATCAGGCCGATTGCTTCAGCTACGGCGTCGACGAACACGCGATCAGCGACGCCGAGCGTTTCGACGGCAAGCTGGTGCTGCTGACCAACGTCAGCGACTTCAGCGCCGAACAAGTCGTCAGCCGCTACAAGAGTCTCGCCGACATCGAGCGCGGCTTCCGCGTGCTCAAGAGCGACCTCGACATCGCACCGGTCTTCCACCGACTGCCAGATCGCATCCGCGCGCACGCGTTGATCTGCTTCCTCGCGCTCGTCCTCTACCGCGTCATGCGCATGCGCCTGAAGGCGAACGGCAACACCAACAGCCCGAAGACCACTCTCGAACTCCTGCGCCGTCTGCAAACGCATCGCGTGCGCATCGGCAAACAGAGCCTCACCGGCATCGGCACGACCACACCCCAGCAACTCGAACTGTTCGCCGCCCTCGGCATCAAGAAACCTTCCTGA
- a CDS encoding restriction endonuclease produces MTQRRIQALKVDADNADRVFESLKQGEGRFGWSYVETADLRSLQQRIEAQGFASLSADEADCFQNFLLRLNPGDHVVYINVPSWGRCTLARVTSPYCWEWRDDDFNHRFKVDPASVREFGRNESFVRPALQARLKLQKRQWQISAESEFDELLAALNGDCSALPSAARTANLGFLAKDIRPHLAKITEDIQRNHPNYSLEGLMASIFEAMPRVVDVRLQGGAGDRGADILVTIENGHPLTGEVGQTLCVVQVKSFVDEHWDTQAVDDIRRAFEAYPDAEAGLIVSTAARPGPTLEEALAKLRSDTGKPVSLLIGEEVALFFLQYGAHLLSPAFPKR; encoded by the coding sequence ATGACGCAACGCAGAATTCAGGCCCTCAAAGTTGACGCCGACAATGCGGACCGCGTCTTCGAGTCATTGAAACAGGGCGAAGGCCGGTTCGGCTGGAGCTATGTCGAAACTGCGGACCTGAGATCGCTACAACAGCGCATCGAGGCGCAGGGTTTCGCGTCGTTGTCGGCTGACGAAGCGGACTGCTTCCAGAATTTCCTGCTTCGCCTAAATCCCGGCGACCACGTTGTCTACATCAATGTCCCGAGTTGGGGGCGTTGCACGTTGGCGCGGGTGACGTCCCCTTATTGCTGGGAATGGCGGGACGATGATTTCAATCATCGCTTCAAGGTCGATCCGGCGAGCGTCAGGGAGTTCGGACGCAATGAGTCATTTGTGCGTCCTGCGCTGCAGGCGCGGCTGAAATTGCAGAAGCGGCAGTGGCAGATCTCGGCGGAAAGCGAGTTCGACGAGCTGCTTGCCGCACTGAACGGCGATTGCAGCGCGCTCCCATCGGCAGCCAGGACCGCCAACCTTGGTTTTCTGGCCAAGGACATTCGCCCCCACTTGGCGAAGATCACCGAGGACATCCAGCGCAACCATCCGAACTACTCGCTCGAAGGCCTGATGGCCAGCATCTTCGAAGCGATGCCGCGAGTCGTGGATGTTCGGCTCCAAGGCGGCGCCGGAGACCGAGGCGCCGACATCCTGGTGACCATCGAAAATGGACATCCGTTGACTGGCGAGGTCGGACAGACGTTATGCGTGGTCCAGGTCAAGTCGTTCGTCGACGAACACTGGGACACGCAGGCCGTCGACGACATCCGGCGGGCCTTCGAGGCCTATCCCGATGCCGAGGCTGGGTTGATCGTCTCCACCGCGGCCCGGCCCGGACCCACGCTGGAGGAAGCGCTGGCGAAGCTGCGAAGCGACACCGGAAAGCCTGTCAGCCTGCTGATTGGCGAGGAAGTGGCACTGTTTTTCCTTCAGTACGGCGCTCATCTGTTGAGCCCAGCCTTTCCGAAGCGCTGA
- a CDS encoding DUF3267 domain-containing protein: MPAQFGFSETEVRVATYAGILLMLGLFAAGLYWGGPEALADLNGLVKAFGKVGAISLIVLAPLTYLFVHEGMHLLAFPDRGRSDASLVGVLPWAVFVLYNGPISPRQLQRVVLRPLWLLTPPLLLWFFWQPGALSLAALVTHLLGCKGDVMMYRKLARLDGVETIWTTGREVWFRNASSEAREGDQ, encoded by the coding sequence ATGCCGGCGCAGTTCGGCTTCAGCGAGACCGAAGTGCGGGTGGCCACCTATGCCGGCATCCTGCTGATGCTGGGCTTGTTTGCCGCCGGGCTGTATTGGGGCGGGCCGGAGGCGCTTGCGGATCTCAATGGTCTGGTCAAGGCCTTCGGGAAGGTGGGCGCGATCAGCCTGATCGTGTTGGCGCCGCTGACGTACCTCTTCGTCCACGAGGGCATGCACCTGCTGGCTTTCCCCGACCGTGGCCGCTCGGATGCTTCGCTGGTTGGCGTGCTGCCGTGGGCGGTGTTCGTGCTCTACAACGGGCCGATCTCGCCGCGGCAGCTGCAGCGGGTGGTGCTGCGGCCGCTGTGGCTGCTGACGCCACCGCTGTTGCTCTGGTTCTTCTGGCAGCCCGGCGCCCTCAGCCTTGCGGCCTTGGTCACGCACCTGCTGGGCTGCAAGGGCGACGTGATGATGTACCGCAAGCTCGCGCGCCTCGACGGCGTCGAGACGATCTGGACGACCGGACGCGAAGTGTGGTTTCGCAACGCTTCCTCCGAAGCGCGGGAGGGTGATCAGTAA
- a CDS encoding UPF0175 family protein produces MQTFTIRELRERSGDLSREAEEGRLALVTRHGQPLFVSVPFTEDLLEAGVHTAMAVSLFKNGELTSARAAKLARMSLARFLAHLSEQGIAVVDHDPAELTRELAAFDAAQ; encoded by the coding sequence ATGCAAACCTTCACCATCCGCGAACTACGCGAACGCTCTGGCGACCTGAGCCGCGAGGCCGAGGAAGGACGTCTGGCATTGGTTACCCGCCATGGGCAGCCACTGTTCGTCAGTGTGCCCTTCACCGAAGATCTGCTGGAGGCAGGCGTGCACACCGCAATGGCCGTCAGCTTGTTCAAGAACGGCGAACTGACTTCTGCCCGTGCCGCCAAGTTGGCGCGGATGAGCCTGGCCCGGTTTCTGGCGCATCTCAGCGAACAGGGCATCGCTGTGGTCGATCACGATCCTGCGGAACTGACGCGAGAACTCGCCGCGTTCGATGCGGCGCAATGA
- a CDS encoding DUF3368 domain-containing protein — protein MSRPASKRPVVVSDSGPLIALAGCGHLELLIAVFDGVHVPQVVLRESTVDRSRLGAADIAAFVQVHGKVHPDRDDAIYTAAASHLDEGEAQALSLAHALGCGVLMDERRGRQTAIRQGVPLFGVLGVLLQAKRIGRIDRIAPALAQIQSNGYRISQALIDAALKLAAEAD, from the coding sequence ATGAGTCGGCCGGCGTCGAAGCGGCCCGTTGTCGTCTCCGATTCCGGACCGCTGATCGCCCTGGCTGGTTGCGGTCACCTGGAACTGCTCATCGCGGTGTTCGATGGGGTCCATGTGCCGCAGGTGGTGCTCCGCGAATCCACGGTGGATCGATCGCGTCTCGGCGCCGCCGACATCGCCGCCTTCGTGCAGGTCCACGGAAAGGTGCATCCCGACCGTGACGACGCCATCTACACCGCCGCGGCCAGTCATCTGGATGAAGGCGAAGCGCAGGCGCTGAGCCTGGCACACGCACTGGGGTGTGGCGTATTGATGGACGAACGCCGCGGCCGGCAGACCGCCATTCGTCAAGGCGTGCCGTTATTCGGCGTACTGGGCGTGCTGCTGCAAGCCAAGCGCATCGGCAGGATCGATCGCATCGCGCCCGCGCTGGCTCAGATACAGAGCAACGGCTACCGCATTTCACAGGCCCTCATCGACGCAGCATTGAAGCTCGCGGCTGAAGCAGACTGA
- a CDS encoding WYL domain-containing protein, whose amino-acid sequence MERVRERLESDHARAIRYRKLFAQSGSSGVQRSKRLQVAIQAKLVLDHLRPVLPFDLGEELTASLRQAESSFEPLRRARQVVWTDRIRVVPAGHPLKAPRLDAKVQREVETAIDRGRQLRMRYRRGPDGNAREIVCHPLGLLFRPPVLYLIARTGRRDPTQYALHRMVEAEALASPADTSDFDFDAYLHSGAADMAWSDRPLRLVVAARAAFAKIWDGTPLGDDQAITPMVDEDYPWRISATVPDSHLLRAYLLSLGTEVIVLEPREIADWVVDQATAMAAEIRARLRRKKGRPASS is encoded by the coding sequence GTGGAGCGGGTGCGCGAGCGATTGGAAAGCGATCATGCGCGAGCGATCCGCTATCGGAAGTTGTTCGCCCAGTCGGGGTCGTCCGGAGTACAACGCTCCAAGAGGCTGCAGGTTGCCATCCAGGCCAAGCTTGTCCTCGACCATCTGCGCCCGGTGCTGCCATTCGATCTCGGCGAAGAACTCACCGCGAGCTTGCGGCAGGCGGAATCGTCGTTCGAACCGCTGCGTCGCGCCCGGCAAGTCGTGTGGACCGACCGGATCCGCGTGGTGCCTGCCGGTCATCCCCTAAAGGCACCGCGACTCGATGCCAAGGTTCAACGTGAGGTCGAGACCGCCATCGATCGTGGGCGACAACTTCGGATGCGCTATCGCCGAGGACCGGACGGCAATGCGCGGGAGATCGTCTGTCACCCGCTGGGCCTGCTGTTCCGACCTCCGGTGCTGTACCTGATTGCGCGAACAGGAAGGCGCGATCCGACGCAGTACGCATTGCATCGCATGGTCGAAGCCGAAGCGCTGGCGTCGCCCGCGGACACGTCCGACTTCGACTTCGACGCGTACCTGCACAGCGGCGCCGCAGATATGGCTTGGAGCGATCGGCCACTGCGGTTGGTCGTGGCGGCAAGAGCGGCGTTCGCGAAGATTTGGGATGGCACACCACTCGGTGACGATCAGGCCATCACCCCGATGGTCGATGAGGACTACCCGTGGCGCATCAGCGCGACCGTTCCCGATTCGCACCTGCTGCGCGCCTACCTGCTGAGCCTTGGCACCGAAGTCATCGTTCTGGAGCCACGCGAGATCGCGGATTGGGTGGTTGACCAAGCCACCGCGATGGCTGCGGAGATTCGTGCCCGCCTGCGCCGAAAAAAAGGAAGGCCGGCTTCGTCCTGA